The genomic DNA GTGCGCCGCAAGCTGTGCACGAAGATTCATTGCACTACATGTGGAGCAAGAGAATTTCGGCTGGGGGTGCTTCGCACTATGTCGGAGAACCAGGGCATACCACCGCAGACTGAGTACGATGGGAAAAATGTCGTTGAGATCGCAAAGGCTCTTGCGGGTATTCGGCCCGGAGAGTCGATCCGTTTTATTAGAAGGCGCAGTCCGGTGTTTGCTCGTCGATCTTTCGAGCCCTATCCCGATCTTGAATGCCGAACTTTACAGCGTTCTCGATGGAACATGGGCGGGAGAATTGCTCGAAAGATGGAAGATCATGAAAATGCTAGGACTAAAGAACGCCGCGCCCGTGATGAGTATGAAGACCCCGTCAACATCCAAAAGCGTCGCGACGAGAAAAAGCGCTTGAAAGCGGAAAGACATCGGGAAAGGCTGGAGCAGAAGAAGGAACGAGATAGACTCTGGCGAAACTGGAGCAGGCAATAAGGAAAGGGCGAAAGGAGACTAAGACTAGTTATGTCCGGCTATTGAGCATTGAAAAGTCGAGAATTGCGAGGGCCTATGGGTCGAACTGGAACCGAACGATGATCCGCTAGGCTTAGTGCCAATGCGGACTACAACGGACGGCAAGAAGCAATGGCTTGACTGGACGACTGTTGCAATAAATTGGACACTTCCGTTTGTCGAGTTAGAGGAAATCACGGCAGATAACTTGGAGGAAACCTTCTGCGGGTCCGGATGTTGGAACTTGCCAAGGGGCCGTTTCTAACTGTTGAGAATAAGCCGGTATACATTACCTTGGAAGACTTGCGGCGGCGAATCGGCTTGCAGGTCGCTGCCGGTATCGCCCTTCGTTCTTTCGAGGCCAATGTACTGGCCTCGTTAAGAAGGCGAGCGAATGAGGAGTTGGACGAAGCGAAAGGCTCGGCTTGATCATTTAGAGTTAATTCCATAGTCACCCAAAGAAAACAATCAAAGTTTTGTTGCTGCTGGCGATGATTATTTATTCGTCGGCAAACGAGAGGTAAATATTTTGGAAGACAAAATTGAAATCCGCAGTCGGGATTATCGGTTCAAGGTCGTCGAGTTCTTGCAGCAAAACTGGGCTCTTGTTGATGAGACGACGGACGGAGTGATCGTGTATTTCTTCGGTGACACTGCTGGCGTATTTGACGAGATGGTTTTTGATTCGGCGGAAGCTGCTGAAACTGGCTTACTAAGGAATGGATTCAAACGATATGTTGATGATCCTGACAGCCAAGAATTCATCGCGATACCTGACGAACCGTTTGTTCGTCGACCCCATCCGAATCGAGCGATATATTCAAGCGGACGTTACTGGAAGTAAGGCAAAAAGATAATGAAGTTAAGAAAGAAGTTAATCGAAGTAGCGTTGCCGCTGGAGTCGTGCAAATCATCCTAAGGTTGAAAATTTTATTCCTGAATTTATTTTCTCTCTAATTCCTTCAAGGTACGCATCGTATTTTCATCGTTTTCCCCGTTAAAGTACTTTTCTAAAACCGAATAAAAGACGGAACCCGGGCCGGCAATAAAGGCAAACAAAGTCATAGAAGATCTCAGTTTCAAGTGATCGGGGTAACCGAAAACACTTTCTGCACCCCCGCCGTCTATGGCAAGAACCGTCTCTGAGCATTCGATCAGGCGTGGCCCGAGTAAGGGGATGGTCGAGGTACCGACGAGCTTCTTCTATAGACTTGATCGCAAAATGTCTCGATGTCTGACTCATCGCCAGACCATCTATTTGGGGGAATATGAACCACATCCAATGGGTTTTTTTGGCCGGAACGTAGTTCCGTAAGTGCCGTTGCATACACCTCTCTTCTTGGGCAGTAACGAATCGTCTTAGATCATATCTTAGTAATACTCACGCTCTGACTCCTTATTCGGATCTATGTCAGTAAGTTTCGAGACATATAAACCATATCCAGGCTCGAGATAAGATGTTACCGTCCATTCACGATCTACCAGGATCGTTCGGACCCTCTTTCTCCGCCATTCCGAAGCGATGGTAGATTTTACATATTTGAGGATCAAGAAACATCGGTCCGGATCTTCAGGAAAGTAACTTGCGAGATCTCTTAGAACATCAGCGGAATCATCGCTGGCTAAGAGGACCGGCATTATCTTGCTGTCAAAAACCGGAAGTTCCCCGTATTATCCGTTGCCATCGCTCTGAATTAACCGTACTGAACAAGATCACACGGTAACCCTGCTCCGTCCATAACCGAGCCGCTGGTGGAAAGTCGGGGTAAAAGTGCCGTTCAAAATCACGAGAAATAAAAGCCTGATTCACTAGATCCCGGGCATGTTGAATCTGATCCAAAATGGCCTGACCGTCGGGAAAGTCTTTTACTTCGGGGTAATCATCTAAACTAAAAATCCAGCCGCACAATCTTCGCATCATAGAGTTGCCGGCGAGCTCCAAGGATAATTTGGATAAACTTTATCGAGCTTCGAAAAGGACCCTGCAAGTTCTTGATCACGATCCAAAACAAACCTCACCAAACCGGGGGACTCGGCGGAGTCAACATGGTAGTAGTGACTCACACAATCTAAATCGAGAAATATTGTCCCTTCGCCATTCATTTACGCCACCGTGCCCCAAACCTAATACCTATACTTCTTCTATCGATTTGCTTACCCCTTCTGACATGTTTTGGAAATTATAACTATTTTTCTCAAATTATGTGCGGCGGCGGATCCGGGTGGTCCCAAATGACAATTCAAGGCATCAGCTACTTTACTTTTGGCGTCTGTTTTGGTATCATTCACTTGTCATCAGGAGTGACGCGAAAGCGTCCGGCAACCAGGCTAGGAGAGCCAACGGTGCCTTGAAAGCAAGACTGCTTTCGATGTGCAGAAGCGATTTGCTTCCGAAATAATTTCTCCAAGTCATATATACGAAAGCCGCCAATCTGATGAAGGTTTGCGGCTTTGCGTATTTCCAGTCCGAATCCCATGCGCTCAATTTCATAGAAGGAGTGTGCACCACATGTCACTAAGAAGATCTAAACAAACGCCCGTGAAACTCGAAGCTGCGGGCATCTATGGTTACGAGGATATCGAATCCGTAATTCTCGCGTCCTTGGTCACGGCCGACCCTTTATTGCTCATCGGCAACTGCGGTACGGGCAAGACCTTTTTACTTAACAGCCCGTCTGAGGCCTTGGGCCTCGAACATCGTCACTACAACGCCAGTCTGATCAGTTTTGACGATCTGGTAGGTTTTCCGTTTCCTGCGGCCGAGGGTTCGCGGATCGAGTACCTGCAGACGCCCGCGACGGTCTGGGGAGCGGAGTCGGTACTTATCGACGAGATCAGCCGATGCAAGCCGGAGCACCAGAACCGGCTGTTTTCTCTGGTTCAGGAGCGGCGGGTCCAAGGCATCAAACTCGACAAGCTGATCTACCGCTGGGCCGCCATGAATCCGTGCGGGCTGGAGCAGAACGGGGACTCTTACGAGGGATCTGAGCCCCTCGATCAAGCCCTTGCTGACAGATTTGCATTTGTTGTCGAGGTGCCGGACTGGGACGAGATGAGCGATAAGACTCATCGGGCGATCGCCTGTGCTGACGAACAGACAGAACGGCCCGGATTCTCATCAGCCTTGCGATCCCAACTTGAGTCCTGGCGAACGGCCTACAGTTGTATGACGGCCAGGCCGGACGACCGGACAGTCGACTACTGCCTCATAGTCGCAAACGAACTTGGCCGGGCCGGATTCAGGATCTCTCCACGAAGAGTCAGGCAGTTGGTCAAGAACATCGCCGCGCTTCTGGCCGTACGAGGCAACCGCCGCGAGGAAAAGTCGTTCGAAATGGCTCTTACGTGGAGCTTGCCCCAAAGGGCCTGGGGCGTCCAGATATCGGAACACGTCATCCGTTCGGCCCACCGGACGGCCTGGGACTCGGCGAGCCTTAGCGGAAAACAAAAGTGGTTGAACGAATTTCATCTCGAACGGCGTTTTCCGGCGAAGATCAACCGGCTCGTGACAGGATGCCCGGATCCCGACACAGGAACGCTCGCCGTAACCCAACTGCTCGCAAATGAATCCAAGGAACGGGCCGCACTGTTTGCCTACGCGGTTTATCCGGCTGCCCTCGCCGGCGCGCTGAACATCGGCAGCGAGGGCGTTTCGGATCTTGGAAAGGCAGCGACAGCGGTGATCGATGTCGATTGGGAACTCAAGTGGAAGGAATCCCAGGCAGATGCGAACGGCCGGAATCGCGACTGGGTGCGGTTACAGAAACTTCTGGACCCGATGTCGGGGAAGCGAAGGGAGAGGGCGGCCCAGCTCTATAACTATCTGTATATCAACGACATGTCACCGGACGATCCGGTCGCCGTGGAGGAGGAATTGAACGAATGCGTAACGTATCTATCGTCACTGGGCCTGTAGTGCCCGGAACATTGTCTGAAGGCATGCAGTTTAACTACGGAGCTCCACCCCGGATGCGAACCACGCGGATGAGAGAAACGCTGCTCGGAGATGCGGAGAAATCAATAGCGTGGCCGCGGCGGGAGAGGGTCGGCCTTGTGTTTGACAAGGATATAACTCCGCTTGAATTTCTCGAGGAGATCCTTGAGGCAAGGGTGATCGATTCTCCGGAAGAACTACGGGCTATCTTTCAGATACCGGCTCAGATGCTTACTTGCCGCCCGATCGGCCATGATGCCGAAGGCTTGGTAAAGGTAGATCGTTTGGCTGACGAGGATGCGGTGCTCAGGCACGCCCTGATACTTGGCTTGTGCGGGCCGAGCTTCTACGATCCGAACAAGGCGGTCATCTGGACCAACAGCCGGCTATCACGGACGCTTGACTTGTTTGAGCCGGGGAGGTTTTATGCAGATAACTGAAAGACACTTCAATTCCATATTGCTTGAGCTTATAGACGAGAACCCGATCGCAAGCCGAGGGATCCTGCGGGTGTCGGAGGTGGAGTTTACAAAAGAGGTCCCGACGCTCGGGATAACCCTGACCGGGAAACCAAAGCTGTGCGTGAACCTCGATTTTATAAAAGAACATTGCGGTACTGAGGCCCACGTTAAAGCGGTGGTCATCCACGAATTCCTGCACGTGCTGCTCAACCACACTGAGAGGTTCAAGCGAATGACGCCTGCACTTAACCTTGCTCTCGACGCGGTCATAAACGCGATCATCCACCGCTCGCTCGGGGCCGCCTACAGCGACATGATGGGCAGTTACTACGCGAAAGCAGAAGGGCCGCTGCGACTCCTCAGGCCCATGGCCGAGGGAGAAGACCGCGGGTTGGGACAGGATCCACCGGAGATTCGCTTCTTCTCTGTGTGGCGGTCGCTTTACGCGGGAAAACTCGTGGTAGACGATCTGTTCGACATAGCCGGACGCCTCGGCGATCCGGGCGACTACGAGTACGAACTTGGCGATGGCACCTTCCTCGGCAATCACTCAGAAGCCCCCGACGATGCCGAGGAGATCACGGTGGAGGTTGAGGCTGCACTACGCGAGACGTTAACGTCTATGAACGGTGGCGGGATCTGGCGGAACCCTCGGGATCACGGAGTCGGGATGAACTACGCGAAGACGGAAAGCACCGCCAAGGGTGATTCGCCGATGAAGATCTGGGAACGAGAAGCGATACAGGCGCTGACGGAATGTGTAACGCCGGATAGGGACTCGACGTCCGAACACAAGCCGGTGCCCATGACGCTACCGGTCCTTAACGAGGGTGATAAGCGTGGATTCCTGCGGGCGATGTGGAGCCCGTTTCTCCGGACATCACCTGGCAGACGCAGAAAAAGTGCGGCGCGGAACGACGCAGATCTACCTCGACGTCAGCGGTTCGATGAACCATGAGATGGATGCTCTTGTCACGCTCATCTGGCGGCTCCGGCGGCATATCAGGCTGCCATTCTGGGCGTTCAGCGACACGGTTGAACCGGCCGAGATCAGAGACGGCCGCCTTGTCACGTCCACTACGGGCGGCACATCGATGGACGCAGTGTTGCAGCATATCGCCGAGACACGCCCTGGCAAGGCAGTAGTAATCACCGACGGGTACATCGAGGAATGCGACCCGGGCCTGCTCCAGGCAATCAGCGGACAGGACGTCCGGGCGATCGTCTCGAGGGACGGCTCACCGGCTGAACTCGAACGTGCCGGTATCCCTCATTTACAGCTTGGGCGGTTTGGATATGATCAGAACAGCTGAGGCGGTGCTCGACGGGCACCCCGACAAATTCTGCGACATTCTGGCGGACGCGATAATTGCCGAAGGGTACAAGGCGGATCCGGGTTGTTACGCCCAGATCGAGGCCGGCGTATGGTCGGACGCAGTCTGGCTTTCGGGAGTAATGGTCACAAGTAAGCCGATCCGGAAGACGGTCGAACAGATCGTTCGCGAGGTCGGCAAGAGGATCGGTTATGTAACCGGCAATCACATAGACGCCATGAAATACCGAATCCTTAATGAGATCTGTTTCATTAGCGACGATCCCAACCCTTACACCGCCGTTATCCACGACCAATCGATCGTCATCGGGTGGGCAGGATACGACAGGAAGACCAACTTCCTACCGCCGGAGCAGTTTCTGGTCCACGAGTTACGGCGTGATCTAATAGCATCGCTCAAGAACGGGCCGCTCGACGGTGAGGGGCCGGACGGCAAGTTCCTGGTGATCATTCGGGAAAGCGGCGGCGAGTTCATACTCGAGGACGTGGTTGTCACGCTGCAGCATAGGCGAACAACCGGCCTTCGTGAACTCAGAGCGGGAGAGGAAAAGGTGTTCGCAGCGTCTTATGCGAAGATCCGACAAGGGGACTCAAGATGGGCCGCAGAGTGGGGGGCGGTCCGTATCCTTGTCAACCCTAACGGTGAACTGATCGCGGGCGGCAGCGATGGCGACAACGGCCAGACGGGCAGGAAGCTGGTGATGGACCATTATGGCCCGCGTGTTCCGATCGGCGGCGGTGCTCTGGCCGGCAAGGACTTTGCCCACATCGACCGCCTCGGGGCATACGCCGCCCGGAACGCTGCAGTCAAGGCCGTGGAGAGCGGTGCCGCGGAGTGTAAGATCACACTCGTTTACGCACCTGGTAAGAATGAACCGCTCGATGTGATCTACGATATGAGCGGATCGGGCAAGGTGTTTGGGAAGGAGCGTTTTGGGTACGAAAGAATGAAAAAAGAATACCCTTATGTTCCGACCAAACTAGCCGGATCAGGCGTTTTTAGTACTTTTTAGAGCAGTATTTTGATATCATATAGGAGGAAATCACAAACATGTTTAATGAATCGCAAAGTGACTTTGCGGCACACTCTGTCGAGAACGAGGAAGCTGTCGCCGAGTTGCGTTTGACGTCAAATCAGCGGTGTTAAATGCCGGGAAGTGTTCCTGTCTTGCGGCCCAAGTTTTGAATGACCAGAGGCATCGGAAAGCCACACAGTGGCAGATTGTGAAATAGTGGAGGAAGAAGGAATGAAAGAACCATTGACACGGGCAGAGATCGGTAAGTACCTCTCGGCCCTTGATGTAGAGGAAATTAAAGCGGGCGAGGCGTACGCAGCCCAAATGTCTGAGTCTACAGCGGACTTGGGCGACTTGGTGTTCGCGTACAAACCCGAGGATGAGGCCAAGGGGCTCAAATTGGCTGGGATATTTGGACGTCTCGGGGGGGTTGTCGAGAGAACACTTTCGAAAGACGGTGCGGCCTTCGACTGATCGTAGCTCGGGTTATCTTTGGCAAAAGCATTGCCGTATAGGACGGCCTGCTCTTGATCCAGATCGCGATAATCGTCACCCATGTTACTATCCCGTTTGAAAGGAAATTCGATCCGTGGGCTTGAGGACTATTTTTTGATTCGGTTAGGAACAAACAAATGAATAATATTTGGCAACAAGAAAAATATCTTAACGCGTGCAAATTCGCCGCCGAGGCACACAATGGCCAACTGGTGCCCGGCACCGACTTGCCTTATCTCGTCCACCTCAGCCTCGTCAGCATGGAAGTGATCGCGGCGATCGGCACGGACGACAGATACGAAGCAGATCTCGCGATGCAATGTGCTTGGCTGCACGACACGATCGAAGACACAAAAACGTCCTACGACGACATTGCCGATAACTTTGGTGCCGAGGTTGCTCGGGGGGTGCAGGCCCTGACTAAGGACAAGAGATTAACGAAGACAGACCAAATGCCGGACAGTTTGAAATGGATCAAAACGCAGCCAAAAGAAGTCTGGGTCGTAAAGATGGCGGATCGGATCACCAATCTGCAACCTCCTCCGCCCAAATGGTCCCAGGAAAAAATCGCCAAATACCGAATAGAGGCGCTGTTGATCCACGCCGAACTAAAGGAAGCTAACGAAATGCTGGCGGATCGCCTTTATGAGAAGGCAGAAGCCTACAAGGCATTTATCAAGTCAATATGAAGAGGAAGTGCATCAACTTCCCGGACTCATGTCCGTAAGGAGAAATCAATTATGGCAATGCCAAATAATCTGGTGATTGTCCGCCACGGACATTCAGAGGGCAACCTGGCGGTCGATCTAGGCAAGAAAGGCGATGATAGTTTGTTCACGCCCGGGTTTCGAGAGACGCCGGGGCACCAGTGGAGGTTAACAGACGATGGAGTTGAGCAAGCCGGTACGGCTGGCGAATGGATCAAGTCCGAAATCAGCGAGCGGTTTGATCGATACTACGTGTCGCCATTTGTCCGGACCCGGGAAACAGCTGGCCTGCTTGGGCTCCCTGATGCGGAGTGGCGAGTCGACCAGCGGTTGAGGGAACGTGATTGGGGAGAGATAGGGTCGATGCCGCGAGCCGAGTTCAAGGCTAAGTACAGCCAGAGTGCGTTTTTGAAAAAGATCGATGCACTCTATTGGCGGCCTCCGTCAGGTGAATCGATCGCGGATGTGCGGTTGCGAGTAAGATCGTTCTTCGATACTCTCCACCGGGAATGCGAAGGACAGAGCGTGATAGTGGTAACGCACGGTGAATTTATGTCTGCGGCACGGGCCGCTCTCGAGTACATGAGTGACGAGGAATGGATGTTTGCGGACAGTGACCCGGACCAGAAGATCCGCAATACCCACGTTTATCATTATTCCCGACAAGATCCCGAGACTGACTCGCCCCAGAAGTACTTAAGTTGGGTTAGAAAGGTCTGTCCCTGGCGAGACGAAGGAGAAGCCGTTTGGAAGACGATAGTTCGAAGGCGGTTCTCGAACGAAGAACTTCTACAACAGGTCAGCGGTATCGGTCCGATTCTAGTTTCGTCGGTTGCGAACCCAAAGGAAACTGCTTTCGAGTTTGTTCACCTCCCGGAAACACCTTGGACAACCTACTTCGAGGCATTCCCTGTAAATCCCATGTCGGGCGAATACAAGTTAGTGCCGGTGGACGAACTGATCCTGACGAAGGGGCCCGAAAATGACGTTAGGGTGACGAACCGTTTGAGCCCGGTAGAACGAGCCCATCGGTTTATGGCAGATTTGGTGAACGGAGTACCCGGAGCCGGAAAAAGGGCCCCGATCGAAGTCCGGTCCAACGCAAACGGCACCTATTCGGTGGTCGACGGCAACGCCACAACAGCAGTAGCCAAAATTCTGGGTTGGAAGGAATTGCCGGTTCATGTCATTGAGGATCAAGCACCCGCGGGGACTTCTGATTTCAACGATGAGGAATAATTTAAGGGCTTCGATGAGACTCAAAACACTTCAATGGAATATCGGCGGCGGACGCATTTACAAGAGCGGTGCGGACCCGCTCGATCCGGCTTCATATTCCGAAGACGGCATCGACTCAATCGTTGAACTGATCAGACGCGAGGATCCGGACGTGATTACGCTCCAGGAAACCCATGAAGCGGGCGATAATTCACAACCCGGAATCATTGCGAGTGCTCTCGGATACAGATTCTGGCTAAACCATACGACGGGCAGTTCATTCATCGACACATCGATGCATATTGGGCAGGCCGTCATTTCGAGGTATCCGATAATATCGAGCAGTTTTTTGCCGTTTACAAATCCTAAGTTCGAGGTGCTTAAGGATGGTGAGTTGATCCGTTCAAAAAACGGCGGGCTGACGACTTGCATTGTCGAGTTGTCTGCCGGCGTTCGGGCTCAGATAAGGACCTTCCACATGGTTCCGTTTCACTTTTTCGGCGTCGATCTGAAAGCTCAGGCGGCCCTTGATGCTTTGAGCGAAGTTGATATTTGCCTAACATCGGATACCGCAAGGCGGGCAATATTTCAAGGAGACTTCAATATCAATTCAGCGACAATGAGAGAGTACTTTCCCAGGTTGTTCGCGGCTGGCTGCGTTGAAATCGTACAGACCGACCCAAGTACTCCTAAGGGTAAGTCACTCGACCACATTATCTACAAGGGGCTGTTAATGGAAAGCACCCGTGTAATCAACCAATGTCGAACTGATCACTTTCCGATCGTAGCAGAATTCCGAGAAAACAGACGACAGTGACACGGGGGCGTTAGTCATTGGTCGCTTCGGGGCGCTCACGTTGCAGATAAAAGGTGCCTGCAACTCGGTTAATATATCCCTATCGATCACAATTAGAGGTCGTGTTTTTAGTGCTCACCAGGCCATGTGTAGAATATTTGACTAAGAGCAACTCCTCAAAATTGTTTTTGGCAGATTCAAGTTCGTGATTTGAATAGATTCGATATGGGAAATATAAAGGCAGAGCAGACGTTGGAGCGATTATCACAGTTGAATGGACAGGAACGCATCGATGCATTGATCGACCTCTTATATTCTAAGGACCGGGCCCAATTAACCGGGGATCAATACATGGACTTGGGATTGCCCGGGGTTAATGAGATGTCTCGTTTATATGGTGCTGCCAGCTCAAACGGCACATTCGAATGGCCATCGGAGCCTCTTGAGACCAGATGGAGGTGCTCTCATCTTGGCACTTGTATGACACTGGATCCGGGATACGTATGCACCAGAAGATATAGCAGACATGTTGGAGGACAGTCTAACTGAAGAACGGTTGGAGGAGCTGCGAAACGGAAGCCCGGTCCTTGACGAAGAATGGGAACAAGTAGAAGACTCTTGTGAGTTATCCGAATCTGATAGTAGCAATTCAGTGGTCGCGTTCGAAACAAACGACACGCTTGGCCGGAGCATGTATTTTGTTGCAGAGTTCGGCGATTGGGGCACCAATCTGGGATGTAGCGGCCCCTATATCGATAATGAGGACCTGCTGGTCAGGTACACAAAGGACGATGTCACGGTGTTTGAGGATGTTGATGACTGCTGGGAAGCATTTACGCCCAACGGGTTTCCAATTAAGAACGAAAAGTGATGACTAGCCGCCCTTAAGTTGGCCGCTTAGGTAACTCCCCAAAACAAGGATACGGGTAACGGCGGGCTTGCCATCGATCGACGTACATTCAAAATAAATTGCTAGGGTAAAGTGCGGTGAATATAGATAGAAAAATTGAGCTAGACGAGCTTCCTGATTGAGTGGCTAAACGCGAAAATGAAGAAAATCAGAAGAAGATTGGAGACTTAAGGACCTGGGAGTTGAATAAGTTAATTCGCGAAACAATGTATATGGAAGCCCACAATGGCAAACTGCCCTTGTTAAATCGTGATCGCAGAAAAGTGGTAATTGCGTCGCTCGTTGTCTTGATTCTTGTCGCCTTTATCGATTTCTTCGGTGTTCGGTCATATTGGCTCAGTAACACGTTTAGCGATTTTAATCTGGTCGAATCCGTTTCAATCGGAATCGATAGAATCCAAAGGGGATGGCAATCCCTTCGAAAATCGATTGACTACAAACGGGCGACCCACATCGACCCCGATGACGCAAAGGTTTTGATTTATGACGCCTTTGATCACCGTCACCTGCATATTTCTCTTTTCAGTGAAGTATCGCAAGAGTTTGAAACCACGCCGGACTCTACTCTGTGGTCGCTGGAAAACAACTTCACCGAGTCGTTTAAGAAGCTGAAGCCGATATCGCAGTTCAAAGCAGCGGCCAAGTTGCCAGGACTCCTCGATTTCCAACTGGCTAGAATCCACAAACGGCCACCTTGGGCCGCTTAGACACACTAACTTCAAAAGTATAAGTGTGTATCTTTTAACAAACGAACTTGTGGCTTCGCCTTTCTTAAGTTAAAAAAACGCCTTGGAATGCTCCTTACCCGCATCTATGAATGATAGGAAAGATATCGCACTTTCAACCAAAGCCCTCTTTGACCGAATTTTGTCCAGCAACGGAAATGTCGATTGCCGGATTTTCGGTTTCAGTCGCGAACCTAATCAAAATAGGACTGAATAAGCAATTTTACTTGAGTCCAGTCTGGATGTTCAGACATATGGCACCACGAAATTCGTATCGCTCCCTTTATTTCGTCTTCCTTTAGCCCCATTGCCTTGAGAACGTGACTAGGTTGATAGCTATGTGATGTACATGCAGAACCATTTGAGATCGCCATATTGGATTTAAGCGCAACCATTAGGGCTTCTGAGTCGATACCTGGGAACGATAAATTGATGGCGTTCGGCATCGTACTTTCCGCAACGCCATTGATCCTTGGATTAAGTGGCAAAAGTTCAGTAAGTAAGTGTTGTTTGAATTCTTCGCAATGCGTAATCCGTTTCTGCCAGTTCTTTGCTGCCAACTCTGAGGCAAGGCCAAGGCCCGCAAGAAGATGTACAGGTAACGTGCCCGGCCGGAGTCCACGTTCTTGGCCGCCGCCAAACATAAGCGGCCGAATGGGAAGGCGGTTGTACCCGCGGCGGCGGGCGATTAGGGCACCTACTCCCTTAGGAGCGTAGATTTTGTGACCGCTAATACTAATTAGATCAATTCGTGGGTTTTTTAGGGTTGGAATTTCTTTGCCAAAACCCTGAGCCGCATCCACATGGAAGAAAGCTGAACGCCCTTTCAATTGTTCGCTGATTTCACCTATGGGCTGAATCGCACCTGTCTCGTTGTTGACGTGCATGACTGATACAAGCAAGGTGTCCTCACGTACATTAGCGCAAATCCTATCAGCCGATACTATTCCGTTGCGATCGGGATCGACGATCGTAACTTCGAATCCTTGCTCCCTTAGTTGGTGCAGGGGCTCTAGTACCGCTTTATGTTCAATTGACGTACTAACGATATGCAATTTTCCCGTCTCCGCCCCAAACTGAGCCAGCCCAAGAATCGCGATGTTATTACTCTCGGTTGCACCACTCGTGAACACGACTTCCGAAACTTCACTGGCAACGACCGCCGCAACTTGAGCCCGAGCGTTTTCGACGGCCCGTTGAGCCCGCATGCCAAACTCATGCGTTCTGCTACCTGAGTTGCCGAATTCCTCAGTCAAAAAATACATAACAATGTCCTTTACAGCGGGTTCGAGCGGAGTTGTAGCGTTGCAATCAAGATAGATCATTCTATGTTTCGTTGTACATCAAAAATAAGAGAATGTATGTTATTTCTATTTGACAAAATAACAAACTAGACGACATAATGCAATCGAAACAAAATTATTTAGTCAAGTTATTGGATGCCGACAATTTTGTTCGACAGAATTTACCGTGAGTTCATCATTCGAGTATATCTTCCCTGCAATAAAGGGCATTCAAGCGAGACGCGAGTACTTCGTTTCCATGTGCCCACTTCGCCTTATTCCGAAGATCTTTATTTTTGATGAGGAGGAACTTCCCGCTGACGTCAGGGCTCAAAGGACGTTAAACAAGAATCGGTTGCCGGAAATCGTAAACTACCTTATTAAAAATCCTGGTGATTACACCTTTTCAGCTCTGACCGCGTCAATTGATGGAGAGGTTACATTTGAGTCGTACGACGAGGGTTTGGGAGACCGACAATTAGGCCGACTTCGTGTTCCAATGACCGCGCGATTCATAATTAATGACGGACAGCACAGACGTGCTGCGATTGAGCTAGCGATGCGTGAAAAGCCAGAGCTGGCTG from Acidobacteriota bacterium includes the following:
- a CDS encoding AAA family ATPase; this translates as MSLRRSKQTPVKLEAAGIYGYEDIESVILASLVTADPLLLIGNCGTGKTFLLNSPSEALGLEHRHYNASLISFDDLVGFPFPAAEGSRIEYLQTPATVWGAESVLIDEISRCKPEHQNRLFSLVQERRVQGIKLDKLIYRWAAMNPCGLEQNGDSYEGSEPLDQALADRFAFVVEVPDWDEMSDKTHRAIACADEQTERPGFSSALRSQLESWRTAYSCMTARPDDRTVDYCLIVANELGRAGFRISPRRVRQLVKNIAALLAVRGNRREEKSFEMALTWSLPQRAWGVQISEHVIRSAHRTAWDSASLSGKQKWLNEFHLERRFPAKINRLVTGCPDPDTGTLAVTQLLANESKERAALFAYAVYPAALAGALNIGSEGVSDLGKAATAVIDVDWELKWKESQADANGRNRDWVRLQKLLDPMSGKRRERAAQLYNYLYINDMSPDDPVAVEEELNECVTYLSSLGL
- a CDS encoding VWA domain-containing protein encodes the protein MRRGTTQIYLDVSGSMNHEMDALVTLIWRLRRHIRLPFWAFSDTVEPAEIRDGRLVTSTTGGTSMDAVLQHIAETRPGKAVVITDGYIEECDPGLLQAISGQDVRAIVSRDGSPAELERAGIPHLQLGRFGYDQNS
- a CDS encoding methionine adenosyltransferase domain-containing protein, encoding MIRTAEAVLDGHPDKFCDILADAIIAEGYKADPGCYAQIEAGVWSDAVWLSGVMVTSKPIRKTVEQIVREVGKRIGYVTGNHIDAMKYRILNEICFISDDPNPYTAVIHDQSIVIGWAGYDRKTNFLPPEQFLVHELRRDLIASLKNGPLDGEGPDGKFLVIIRESGGEFILEDVVVTLQHRRTTGLRELRAGEEKVFAASYAKIRQGDSRWAAEWGAVRILVNPNGELIAGGSDGDNGQTGRKLVMDHYGPRVPIGGGALAGKDFAHIDRLGAYAARNAAVKAVESGAAECKITLVYAPGKNEPLDVIYDMSGSGKVFGKERFGYERMKKEYPYVPTKLAGSGVFSTF
- a CDS encoding bifunctional (p)ppGpp synthetase/guanosine-3',5'-bis(diphosphate) 3'-pyrophosphohydrolase; this translates as MNNIWQQEKYLNACKFAAEAHNGQLVPGTDLPYLVHLSLVSMEVIAAIGTDDRYEADLAMQCAWLHDTIEDTKTSYDDIADNFGAEVARGVQALTKDKRLTKTDQMPDSLKWIKTQPKEVWVVKMADRITNLQPPPPKWSQEKIAKYRIEALLIHAELKEANEMLADRLYEKAEAYKAFIKSI
- a CDS encoding histidine phosphatase family protein; translated protein: MAMPNNLVIVRHGHSEGNLAVDLGKKGDDSLFTPGFRETPGHQWRLTDDGVEQAGTAGEWIKSEISERFDRYYVSPFVRTRETAGLLGLPDAEWRVDQRLRERDWGEIGSMPRAEFKAKYSQSAFLKKIDALYWRPPSGESIADVRLRVRSFFDTLHRECEGQSVIVVTHGEFMSAARAALEYMSDEEWMFADSDPDQKIRNTHVYHYSRQDPETDSPQKYLSWVRKVCPWRDEGEAVWKTIVRRRFSNEELLQQVSGIGPILVSSVANPKETAFEFVHLPETPWTTYFEAFPVNPMSGEYKLVPVDELILTKGPENDVRVTNRLSPVERAHRFMADLVNGVPGAGKRAPIEVRSNANGTYSVVDGNATTAVAKILGWKELPVHVIEDQAPAGTSDFNDEE
- a CDS encoding endonuclease/exonuclease/phosphatase family protein, with protein sequence MRLKTLQWNIGGGRIYKSGADPLDPASYSEDGIDSIVELIRREDPDVITLQETHEAGDNSQPGIIASALGYRFWLNHTTGSSFIDTSMHIGQAVISRYPIISSSFLPFTNPKFEVLKDGELIRSKNGGLTTCIVELSAGVRAQIRTFHMVPFHFFGVDLKAQAALDALSEVDICLTSDTARRAIFQGDFNINSATMREYFPRLFAAGCVEIVQTDPSTPKGKSLDHIIYKGLLMESTRVINQCRTDHFPIVAEFRENRRQ